The Paeniglutamicibacter sulfureus genome includes a region encoding these proteins:
- a CDS encoding DUF3040 domain-containing protein gives MPLSEHEQRLLEQLEKQLHEDHRFASTMKSASTAGNYSTRNLALGALIGIVGLGVLIYGVSSQLIIVGVLGFIVMFGGVYLALSRKGGTKKSGATGASKNPQKPGFMSDLENKWEQRKRDEHGS, from the coding sequence ATGCCACTTTCCGAGCATGAGCAACGTCTTCTGGAGCAGCTGGAAAAGCAGCTACATGAAGATCATCGCTTCGCGTCGACGATGAAATCCGCGTCGACGGCGGGGAACTATTCAACGCGCAACCTGGCTTTGGGTGCGTTGATCGGCATCGTTGGGCTTGGTGTGCTGATCTATGGCGTTTCAAGCCAGCTGATCATCGTTGGCGTCTTGGGGTTCATCGTCATGTTTGGCGGCGTGTACCTGGCCCTTTCGCGCAAGGGCGGCACCAAGAAGAGCGGCGCGACCGGCGCCTCGAAGAATCCGCAGAAACCGGGATTCATGAGTGACCTGGAAAACAAGTGGGAACAGCGAAAGCGTGACGAGCACGGTTCCTAG
- a CDS encoding Rv2175c family DNA-binding protein: MVSNLENLVAEWLPLPDLAEALDVSIKRVHSLIDERAIIAVRVGERNIRSVPAAFLLDGAIVDSLKGTISVLKDSGYEDHELLVWLFTPDESLNGTPMDALRAGRKTEIRRRAQALSW, encoded by the coding sequence ATGGTGAGCAATCTTGAGAATCTTGTGGCCGAATGGCTGCCCCTGCCCGACCTGGCCGAAGCACTGGACGTTTCCATCAAACGAGTCCATAGCCTGATCGATGAGCGCGCAATCATTGCCGTTCGAGTGGGGGAGCGCAACATCCGCAGCGTCCCCGCAGCCTTCCTCCTGGACGGGGCCATTGTCGACAGCCTCAAGGGCACGATCTCGGTGCTCAAGGACTCGGGCTACGAAGACCATGAGCTCCTGGTGTGGCTTTTCACCCCGGACGAGTCGTTGAACGGGACTCCCATGGATGCACTGCGGGCAGGACGCAAGACCGAAATCCGTCGTCGCGCCCAGGCTCTGAGCTGGTAG
- a CDS encoding polyprenyl synthetase family protein, whose translation MTLFAADTSDPEQARLLSADFSDRLETLLSTFLAEQHQVISDIAPAAAEIVTAIDDLTRGGKRLRPLFAFWGYLGAGGDADADGIVQAGAAIELFQAAALIHDDLIDRSDTRRGQPSIHRRFESLHRASGWQRDASRFGEAASILAGDLCLSLSEQLFATISPSVPEARTIFDRMRAQVMAGQYLDVLEESAGPSYGPADAVKRARTIVRYKSAKYSVENPTLLGGALAGAPAELLEQYSRFALPLGEAFQLRDDVLGVFGDPAITGKPAGDDLREGKRTEIIAHALTLASESDQAFIQSRLGADDLQDGEVTRMSALLESCGALAATESSIAELSEQGFSALEELTVGTLARHGLRTLGLAAIRRTS comes from the coding sequence ATGACACTTTTTGCTGCGGACACTTCCGACCCCGAACAGGCACGGTTACTTTCCGCAGACTTCTCGGATCGGCTCGAGACATTGCTCTCGACCTTCCTTGCAGAACAACATCAGGTCATCTCGGACATTGCCCCGGCGGCCGCCGAAATCGTCACCGCCATCGACGATCTGACACGCGGCGGCAAGCGCCTCCGGCCGCTCTTTGCCTTCTGGGGATACCTGGGCGCGGGCGGCGACGCCGACGCCGACGGCATCGTGCAGGCCGGAGCGGCCATTGAGCTCTTCCAGGCCGCCGCGTTGATCCACGACGACCTGATTGACCGCTCCGACACACGGCGGGGTCAGCCCAGCATCCACCGCCGCTTCGAATCCCTGCACCGCGCCTCTGGATGGCAGCGCGATGCCTCGCGATTCGGCGAGGCCGCCTCGATCCTGGCCGGGGACCTGTGCCTGTCGCTCAGTGAACAGCTTTTCGCCACGATCAGCCCCTCTGTTCCCGAGGCGCGGACGATCTTTGACCGCATGCGTGCCCAGGTGATGGCCGGACAGTACCTGGATGTCCTGGAGGAATCCGCCGGCCCCTCCTACGGACCCGCGGATGCCGTCAAGCGGGCACGGACCATTGTGCGGTACAAGTCGGCGAAGTACTCCGTGGAGAACCCGACGCTGCTCGGAGGCGCGCTGGCCGGGGCGCCCGCGGAACTCTTGGAGCAGTACTCCCGGTTTGCGCTGCCCTTGGGCGAGGCATTCCAGCTGCGCGACGATGTCTTGGGCGTCTTCGGGGACCCCGCAATCACGGGCAAGCCCGCGGGCGATGACCTGCGCGAGGGCAAGCGCACCGAGATCATCGCCCACGCGTTGACCTTGGCCTCCGAGTCGGACCAGGCATTCATCCAGTCGCGGCTTGGGGCAGACGACCTGCAGGACGGCGAGGTCACGCGCATGAGCGCTTTGCTGGAGTCCTGCGGGGCGTTGGCGGCAACAGAATCGTCGATTGCCGAACTTTCCGAGCAGGGTTTTTCCGCCCTGGAGGAACTCACTGTCGGGACCTTGGCCCGCCACGGGCTTCGGACCCTCGGCCTGGCGGCGATTCGCCGCACCTCTTAG
- the dinB gene encoding DNA polymerase IV translates to MAQGKARAILHVDMDAFFVSVELLSRPELVGQQVIVGFPGERSVVLSASYECRALGVKSAMPMAVAMRMAPRAVVIKPTHSLYSEYSARIMEIFHQVTPLVEQVSVDEAFLDVTGSIRRLGPPEAIGQMIRVRLRTELGLPASVGLAASKFVAKVASTGAKPDGMLVIRPDQTLSYLHSLPVGVLWGVGAKTAVVLREMGISTVAQLAQTPQETLSRRLGATGVHLHNLAWGLDDRPVESEREEKSIGAEETFAVDLWDEAVLHREILHLGHRVAARLRQAEKVAGVVALKLRYSDFSTLSRSRTLPVPSNAAGDLVAAAEGLLEKLGTRPQAVRLVGIRAEKLGNAGGGMQLSIDPRDDNWRQAEATMDLVRSRFPAGALRPASLLDHGQKEQKPERPS, encoded by the coding sequence ATGGCTCAGGGCAAGGCACGCGCGATACTGCACGTCGACATGGATGCCTTTTTCGTGTCGGTGGAGCTGTTAAGCCGACCCGAGCTGGTGGGACAGCAGGTGATCGTCGGTTTTCCGGGGGAACGCTCCGTCGTTCTCTCGGCCTCCTATGAATGCCGCGCCCTGGGGGTTAAATCGGCAATGCCGATGGCCGTGGCCATGCGGATGGCGCCGCGTGCTGTCGTCATCAAGCCGACCCATTCGTTGTATTCGGAGTACTCCGCCCGGATCATGGAGATTTTCCACCAGGTCACGCCCCTGGTGGAGCAAGTGAGCGTCGATGAGGCCTTTCTGGACGTGACGGGCAGCATCAGGCGCCTTGGGCCTCCAGAGGCCATCGGCCAGATGATTCGTGTGCGGTTGCGCACCGAGCTCGGATTGCCGGCGAGTGTAGGCCTTGCCGCCTCGAAGTTCGTGGCCAAGGTCGCCTCCACGGGCGCCAAGCCCGATGGCATGTTGGTGATCCGGCCCGATCAAACGTTGTCTTACCTGCATTCCCTGCCGGTGGGGGTGTTGTGGGGAGTAGGCGCCAAGACCGCCGTCGTGCTGCGGGAAATGGGCATCAGCACAGTAGCCCAGTTGGCCCAGACTCCCCAAGAGACACTCAGCAGGCGGCTCGGGGCCACGGGTGTCCACCTTCACAACTTGGCCTGGGGGCTGGACGATCGTCCGGTGGAGAGCGAACGCGAGGAAAAAAGCATCGGCGCCGAAGAGACCTTCGCCGTGGACCTGTGGGATGAGGCGGTATTGCACCGCGAAATACTGCATCTCGGGCATCGCGTCGCAGCGCGACTCCGCCAGGCCGAGAAAGTGGCAGGGGTGGTGGCGTTGAAGCTGCGCTACAGCGACTTTTCCACGCTGTCACGCAGCCGCACGCTTCCGGTGCCCAGCAACGCCGCCGGTGACCTCGTGGCGGCTGCCGAAGGCCTTCTGGAGAAACTCGGCACACGGCCCCAAGCCGTAAGACTCGTAGGCATCCGGGCGGAGAAGCTGGGCAACGCCGGTGGCGGAATGCAATTGAGCATTGATCCGCGCGATGACAACTGGAGACAGGCCGAGGCAACCATGGACTTGGTCCGCTCGCGGTTCCCTGCAGGCGCCCTTCGACCGGCATCCCTGCTGGATCACGGGCAAAAAGAGCAAAAACCTGAGCGGCCATCGTGA
- the mraZ gene encoding division/cell wall cluster transcriptional repressor MraZ, protein MFLGTYTPRLDEKGRLILPAKYRDELANGLVLTRGQERCIYVFSQREFEKQHEQMSQAPISSRQARDYARVFLSGASDELPDKQGRVTIPSMLRSYAGLDREVTVIGAGNRVEIWDSTSWNSYLEQQEDVFSETDDEVLPGS, encoded by the coding sequence ATGTTCCTTGGAACGTATACACCGCGCCTCGATGAGAAAGGGCGATTAATCCTCCCGGCCAAGTATCGCGATGAATTAGCCAATGGTTTGGTTCTGACTCGTGGCCAGGAACGCTGCATATACGTCTTTAGTCAACGTGAGTTTGAGAAGCAGCATGAGCAAATGAGCCAAGCTCCGATCTCGTCACGCCAGGCGAGGGACTATGCGCGTGTTTTTCTCTCCGGTGCTTCGGATGAATTACCGGACAAGCAGGGGCGGGTCACCATTCCGTCCATGCTTCGTTCATATGCGGGGCTGGACCGTGAGGTCACAGTGATCGGCGCGGGCAACCGGGTCGAGATTTGGGATTCCACCTCATGGAATTCCTACCTCGAACAACAGGAGGACGTGTTCTCCGAAACGGATGACGAAGTACTTCCGGGATCCTAG
- a CDS encoding LysM peptidoglycan-binding domain-containing protein yields the protein MSLAHNNRVRALGSAVATAAIPAVVLGSLAIPAQAAPLPTRDALQPKLATPAMVKAAEARISAHLVAAHVPGSVVPLAKKGGTATVKKNDTLSHIAARTGVSVSDLKKFNKLSSDLIKPGQVLRLSGGSSKASSPKASSNSNGSSAKAQTYKVAQGDVMGSIARKLGVSLSAVRTAAGNPANDTIYVNQTLRFGSTGSTGSAKAAPSANSGGSQGTYTVKSGDSPSMIAIRHNMSVSAFMKLNNLSNGDIIRPGDKLKISGSSSSASSSPSRTAAPSAPKSQSGGSSYKVVSGDTLGHIALKSGTPLNTILRLNPGLTYSTVLKIGRTLKVNSGGSAAPQSSGVNPTSSKPLVGNSFLGRTYKSDVVGSANDNKRELLSRNLPSPAAMQSMIASTARQMGVDPALAMAHAFQESGFNMNAVSPANAVGVMQVIPSAGEWAEGLVGRQLDLLNPQDNVTAGVAIIRSHQRNAPSMEMGIAYYYQGATGVKRNGMYADTKNYVASVMAHRNKFN from the coding sequence ATGTCCCTTGCACATAACAATCGCGTCAGAGCCCTTGGCAGCGCCGTCGCCACGGCGGCAATCCCGGCGGTGGTCCTTGGTTCCTTAGCAATCCCGGCCCAGGCTGCACCTTTGCCCACCCGTGACGCCCTCCAGCCGAAGCTCGCCACCCCGGCGATGGTGAAGGCTGCAGAGGCACGGATCAGCGCTCACTTGGTCGCGGCCCACGTTCCCGGATCGGTTGTGCCCCTCGCAAAAAAGGGTGGAACCGCAACGGTCAAGAAAAACGACACCCTTTCCCATATTGCCGCTCGCACCGGCGTCTCGGTGAGTGACCTGAAGAAATTCAACAAGCTCTCTTCCGACCTGATCAAGCCCGGCCAGGTGCTGCGCCTGAGCGGCGGCTCGTCGAAGGCGTCGTCACCCAAGGCTTCGTCCAACAGCAATGGGTCCTCCGCCAAGGCGCAGACCTACAAGGTTGCCCAGGGCGATGTCATGGGATCGATTGCCAGGAAGCTCGGCGTGTCCCTTTCCGCGGTGCGCACCGCTGCCGGCAACCCTGCCAACGACACCATCTACGTCAACCAGACGCTTCGCTTCGGATCAACCGGCTCCACAGGCTCGGCCAAGGCTGCCCCGAGCGCCAACTCCGGCGGCTCGCAGGGCACCTACACGGTCAAGTCGGGCGACAGCCCCTCCATGATCGCGATCCGGCACAATATGTCGGTCTCCGCCTTCATGAAGCTGAACAACCTGTCGAACGGCGACATCATCCGTCCCGGTGACAAGTTGAAGATCAGCGGCTCATCCTCTTCCGCTTCGTCTTCGCCGTCCAGGACGGCTGCGCCCTCCGCGCCCAAGTCCCAGTCCGGCGGCTCCAGCTACAAGGTGGTTTCCGGCGACACCCTCGGGCACATTGCCTTGAAGTCCGGGACGCCGCTGAACACCATCCTGCGGTTGAACCCGGGTCTGACCTACTCGACCGTGCTGAAGATCGGCCGGACCCTGAAGGTCAACAGCGGCGGCTCCGCCGCCCCGCAGTCCTCGGGCGTCAACCCCACCAGCTCCAAGCCGCTGGTAGGCAACTCCTTCCTGGGCCGCACCTACAAGTCGGACGTGGTGGGCTCGGCGAACGACAACAAGCGCGAGCTGCTTTCCCGGAACCTTCCATCCCCTGCAGCCATGCAGTCGATGATCGCCAGCACCGCCCGGCAGATGGGTGTCGATCCGGCGCTGGCCATGGCACACGCCTTCCAGGAATCCGGCTTCAACATGAATGCGGTCTCCCCGGCAAACGCCGTGGGCGTCATGCAGGTCATCCCGTCGGCCGGCGAATGGGCAGAGGGACTGGTTGGACGCCAGCTCGACCTTCTCAACCCGCAGGACAACGTCACCGCCGGTGTGGCGATCATTCGCTCGCACCAGCGCAACGCGCCGTCCATGGAAATGGGCATCGCCTACTACTACCAGGGTGCCACCGGCGTAAAGCGCAATGGCATGTACGCCGACACCAAGAACTACGTGGCCAGCGTCATGGCCCACCGGAACAAGTTCAACTAG
- the rsmH gene encoding 16S rRNA (cytosine(1402)-N(4))-methyltransferase RsmH, translating into MRSPAARKTCILTPLPRSQAGRKRVGGGSDPSQHLKHKAHAKGGAVNLDGAAERPASERHVPVLLNRCVGLLEPGIEAGIAARGRAVVVDCTLGMGGHSEALLQRFPDVHLIGLDRDEQALALAGARLEPYANRTDLVHAIYDEIADVVADLGFDGVDGVLFDLGVSSLQLDERERGFAYSYDAPLDMRMDTSRGPTAANIVNEYSEAELVRIIRAWGEEKFAGRIASAIVETRKVKPFSTTEELVAAIRSVVPAAAARTGGHPAKRTFQALRIEVNEELDVLDRAIPAAMDSLHTGGRVVVMSYHSLEDKITKRHFASRSKSSAPAGFPVELEEHKAQFKVLTRGTEKPTDQEIAENSRAASAKLRAVERILKRS; encoded by the coding sequence ATGAGATCTCCAGCCGCCCGTAAAACGTGCATCCTGACTCCACTTCCCCGGAGTCAGGCTGGGCGGAAGCGGGTCGGAGGGGGATCTGATCCCAGCCAACACCTGAAGCACAAAGCCCACGCGAAAGGGGGAGCGGTGAATTTAGACGGAGCCGCAGAGCGACCCGCCTCGGAACGCCATGTTCCAGTACTGCTCAATCGATGCGTAGGGCTCTTGGAGCCAGGGATTGAAGCCGGCATTGCCGCGCGCGGCCGGGCCGTGGTCGTGGACTGCACCTTGGGCATGGGGGGCCACTCGGAGGCCCTGCTGCAACGCTTCCCCGACGTCCACCTGATCGGTCTTGACCGTGACGAGCAGGCTTTGGCCCTGGCCGGGGCGCGACTGGAACCCTACGCAAATCGCACGGACCTAGTACATGCCATCTACGACGAGATCGCCGACGTCGTTGCCGATCTCGGGTTCGACGGGGTCGACGGCGTGCTCTTTGACCTCGGTGTCTCCTCCCTGCAACTTGACGAAAGGGAGCGCGGCTTCGCCTACTCCTACGATGCGCCGCTGGACATGCGCATGGACACTTCGCGCGGCCCCACCGCCGCCAACATCGTGAACGAATACAGCGAAGCGGAATTGGTACGGATCATCAGGGCCTGGGGCGAGGAAAAATTCGCCGGACGCATCGCCTCGGCGATCGTTGAGACCCGCAAGGTGAAACCCTTCAGCACCACTGAGGAGCTGGTGGCAGCCATCCGCTCCGTCGTGCCGGCCGCGGCCGCCCGCACCGGGGGGCATCCTGCCAAACGAACTTTCCAGGCCCTTCGAATCGAAGTCAACGAAGAGCTCGACGTGTTGGATCGGGCCATTCCGGCAGCGATGGATTCCCTTCACACAGGAGGCCGGGTCGTGGTGATGAGTTACCACTCCCTGGAGGACAAAATCACGAAGCGGCACTTCGCCTCGAGATCCAAGTCCTCGGCACCGGCGGGCTTCCCCGTCGAGCTGGAAGAACACAAGGCGCAATTCAAGGTCCTGACACGAGGAACCGAGAAGCCCACCGACCAAGAAATCGCAGAAAACTCACGCGCAGCCTCAGCCAAGCTGCGAGCCGTGGAACGCATCCTGAAGAGGAGCTGA
- a CDS encoding sensor histidine kinase: MAIFTDQIRESADFGPGDEDWIHLLVGDWQLIADLAFADLVLWFPVEGTYKALAHVRPSTSHTVFHTDFVGERIRKDLKPLVEQAWRTQDIVRSDAGAPSAGEHSMLIETVPLVRNGRTLAVLSVHFDLAGSRMPSRLELTYKQCAEDLLRMCTRGLWPDFATPTGSRRGAPRVGDGFIRLDADAVVQYASPNAVSAYRRLGAAATLEGKSLSEATMSLVSDRRLIDESLPLVVSGKMPWRTEIESMGVTLSLRSIPLRNAKGRYGALVLCRDVSELRRREKELVSKDATIREIHHRVKNNLQTVAALLRMQSRRMKSEEGRQGLDQAMRRVATIAAVHETLSQGLSENVDFDELIDRQFRLIVEIASPGQKVKTERTGAFGQLPAELATPLSLVINELVTNAVEHGLAERDGTVVLDAGRRRNAVGADILRVAISDDGVGLPPEPRTEGLGLQIVRTLVTSELGGNIHWEDRTGSGTRVVLELPVAARR; this comes from the coding sequence TTGGCCATCTTCACGGACCAAATTCGAGAGTCGGCCGATTTTGGTCCTGGGGATGAGGATTGGATCCACCTCCTGGTGGGGGACTGGCAACTCATCGCGGACCTGGCGTTCGCAGACCTGGTGCTGTGGTTTCCGGTGGAGGGCACATACAAGGCCCTGGCCCATGTGCGTCCCTCCACCTCGCACACCGTCTTCCACACCGACTTCGTGGGCGAACGGATCCGCAAGGACCTCAAGCCGCTGGTCGAGCAGGCCTGGCGGACCCAGGACATCGTGCGCTCCGATGCCGGTGCGCCCTCGGCGGGGGAGCACTCGATGCTCATCGAGACTGTTCCCCTGGTCCGCAACGGGCGCACCCTGGCGGTGCTTTCCGTGCACTTCGACCTCGCCGGATCGCGCATGCCCTCGCGGCTCGAGCTGACCTACAAGCAATGCGCCGAGGACCTGCTGCGGATGTGCACCCGCGGGCTGTGGCCCGACTTCGCCACGCCCACCGGGTCCCGGCGCGGAGCCCCGCGCGTGGGCGACGGATTCATCCGCCTGGATGCCGACGCCGTGGTCCAGTACGCCAGCCCGAACGCCGTCTCGGCCTACCGCCGTTTGGGGGCGGCCGCAACGCTCGAGGGCAAGTCGCTATCGGAGGCGACGATGTCCCTGGTCAGCGACCGCCGGCTGATCGACGAGTCGCTCCCACTGGTGGTTTCGGGCAAGATGCCCTGGCGCACCGAGATCGAGTCGATGGGAGTGACACTGTCGCTGCGGTCGATCCCGCTGCGCAACGCCAAGGGGCGCTACGGCGCGCTGGTGCTGTGCCGCGACGTGAGCGAGCTGCGCCGCCGCGAGAAGGAACTGGTGTCCAAGGACGCCACGATCCGCGAGATCCACCACCGGGTGAAGAACAACCTGCAGACCGTCGCCGCGCTGCTGCGCATGCAGTCGCGCCGGATGAAGTCGGAGGAGGGCCGCCAGGGCCTGGACCAGGCCATGCGCCGGGTTGCCACGATCGCCGCGGTGCACGAGACCCTCTCGCAGGGGCTGAGCGAGAACGTGGACTTTGACGAGTTGATCGACAGGCAGTTCCGGCTGATCGTGGAAATCGCGTCGCCGGGCCAGAAGGTCAAGACCGAGCGGACCGGCGCCTTCGGGCAGCTGCCCGCGGAGCTGGCGACCCCGCTCTCGCTGGTCATCAACGAACTAGTCACCAACGCCGTGGAGCACGGACTGGCCGAGCGCGACGGCACCGTGGTGTTGGACGCCGGACGCCGGCGCAACGCCGTGGGCGCGGACATCCTGAGGGTAGCCATCAGCGACGACGGGGTAGGTCTGCCTCCCGAACCCCGCACGGAGGGCCTGGGGCTGCAGATTGTGCGCACGCTGGTCACCAGCGAGCTCGGCGGCAACATCCACTGGGAGGACCGCACAGGGTCCGGCACCCGTGTCGTCCTCGAACTACCGGTCGCTGCCAGGCGCTAA
- a CDS encoding peptidoglycan D,D-transpeptidase FtsI family protein, which produces MPKKSPSNTGTTHPRLRMVVVFALVLLLLIGGRLFFVQSLNAKAVAADAVKNRTRVQETQPKRGQILDTTGTILATSVDRYDLVIDQRKVDANKPIVRNKPSGGATREKVTIEQAVGELAVILDQDIDTVRTAIVGDPGAKKNAYSVVAKGVTPEVRNAVMELRIPTLTGQLRSERQYPNGVVAGPLLGFVRNSEDQQSHNGAEGLELSQNDRLKGTAGTRTYEIGADGVRIPVAEMTEVPAVDGQDIKLTIDGDINFIAQEEALKKQEQFNADWVSVIVTEVKTGRIIAIGDSNQMDPNDPSATEGRFRTSASITQAFEPGSTGKVPTFAAALEEGVVKPTDAFKVPNAYTINKETINDSLKHSTYDMTVAGIFARSYNTGTVMIGNKMSNETRHAYMKKLGLGEAIDIGLTGASKGILAEPQDWERRQQYATMFGQAYTQTALHTAQITQTVANGGVRIYPTLIDSYINPDGTIEKPAAPKSKRVFSEKTSKEMLRMMETVVMEGTGTKMAVSGYRVGGKSGTGQAAGPNGGYDGYTNSFAGVAPLEDPEIAVVVTMYRPKGNWKSWTVGDTFSEVMGKTLNAYNVAPSNSKPNGYDVFIGSEQKKSW; this is translated from the coding sequence ATGCCCAAGAAATCCCCGTCCAACACCGGAACGACCCATCCGCGCCTGCGCATGGTCGTGGTCTTCGCCCTGGTCCTGCTTCTGCTCATTGGCGGCCGGCTGTTCTTCGTCCAGTCGCTCAACGCCAAGGCCGTGGCAGCCGACGCGGTCAAGAACCGCACCCGGGTCCAGGAAACCCAGCCCAAGCGCGGACAGATCCTCGACACCACGGGGACGATCCTGGCCACCAGTGTCGATCGCTATGACCTGGTCATCGACCAACGCAAGGTGGATGCGAACAAGCCGATCGTGCGCAACAAGCCCTCCGGCGGTGCCACGCGCGAAAAGGTCACCATTGAACAGGCCGTGGGCGAACTGGCCGTAATCCTTGACCAGGACATCGATACCGTGCGCACCGCGATTGTCGGGGATCCCGGTGCCAAAAAGAACGCCTATTCCGTCGTCGCCAAGGGCGTGACCCCCGAGGTGCGCAATGCGGTCATGGAACTTCGCATCCCCACGTTGACGGGCCAGCTCCGCAGCGAACGGCAGTACCCCAACGGCGTTGTGGCCGGGCCACTTCTGGGTTTCGTGAGGAATTCCGAGGACCAGCAATCCCACAACGGTGCAGAAGGCCTGGAACTGAGTCAAAATGACCGCCTGAAGGGGACAGCGGGAACCCGCACCTACGAGATCGGTGCGGACGGCGTACGGATTCCCGTGGCGGAAATGACCGAGGTGCCCGCCGTCGACGGCCAGGACATCAAGCTCACCATCGACGGCGACATCAACTTCATCGCCCAGGAAGAGGCCCTGAAGAAGCAGGAGCAGTTCAACGCCGACTGGGTCTCGGTCATCGTCACCGAAGTGAAGACGGGACGGATCATTGCCATTGGGGACTCAAACCAAATGGACCCCAACGACCCCAGCGCCACCGAGGGGCGCTTCCGCACCTCGGCATCGATCACCCAGGCCTTTGAGCCTGGTTCCACCGGCAAGGTCCCGACGTTTGCGGCGGCCCTCGAGGAGGGCGTGGTCAAGCCCACCGATGCCTTCAAGGTCCCCAACGCGTACACCATCAACAAGGAAACCATCAACGACTCGTTGAAGCACTCCACCTACGACATGACCGTCGCGGGCATCTTCGCCCGCTCCTACAACACCGGCACGGTCATGATCGGCAACAAGATGAGCAACGAGACGCGTCACGCCTACATGAAAAAGCTCGGCCTGGGCGAAGCCATCGACATTGGCCTTACCGGGGCCAGCAAGGGCATCCTCGCCGAGCCGCAGGACTGGGAGCGGCGCCAGCAGTACGCGACCATGTTCGGCCAGGCCTACACGCAGACGGCACTGCACACCGCGCAGATCACCCAGACGGTTGCCAACGGCGGCGTGCGCATCTACCCGACGCTGATCGATTCCTATATCAATCCGGACGGCACCATCGAGAAGCCCGCCGCACCCAAGAGCAAGCGGGTGTTCTCGGAAAAGACGTCGAAGGAAATGCTCCGGATGATGGAGACTGTGGTCATGGAGGGCACCGGCACTAAGATGGCTGTGTCCGGTTACCGCGTTGGCGGAAAATCGGGCACGGGCCAGGCTGCCGGCCCCAACGGCGGATACGACGGGTACACCAACTCGTTTGCCGGGGTCGCTCCGCTGGAGGACCCCGAGATCGCCGTCGTGGTCACCATGTACCGGCCCAAGGGCAACTGGAAGTCATGGACGGTCGGCGATACCTTTAGTGAAGTAATGGGCAAGACCCTGAACGCCTACAATGTTGCACCGAGCAATTCGAAGCCCAACGGGTACGACGTGTTCATCGGATCCGAACAAAAGAAATCCTGGTAA